The Solwaraspora sp. WMMD792 region CCGCCGGCCGGCGGGTCGCGGGTGGACCAGGCCGCTTTCGTACGCCGCGATCACCAGCTGTGCCCGGTCCCGGGCGGACAGCTTGGCCAGCAGGTTGCCGATGTGGGTCTTGACGGTCTTCACCGAAATGGTCAGTACCTGCGCGATGTCGTCATTGGACAAGCCCTCGGCGACCTGGACCAGCACCTGTTTCTCCCGGTCGGTGAGCCCGTCGAGGGTGGGCGCCCGACGCCCGGCGCGCCGGTCGGCACGGTCCACGTAGTGCGCCACGATCCGGGCCAGGACGCTGGGAGCGAACAACGACTCCCCCGCGTGGATCCGCCGGACGGCGTCGAGTAGCCGGTCCGGGTGGGTGTCCTTGAGCAGGAATCCGCTCGCGCCGGCACGCAACGCTCCGTACACGTACTCGTCGAGTTCGAACATGGTGAGCACCACCACCCGCACGTCGCGCAGCGTGCCGTCGCCGGTGATCGCGCGGGTGGCGGCGATGCCGTCCCCGCCGGGCATCCGGATGTCCATCAGGACGACATCCGGACGCAGCAGCCGTGCGAGGG contains the following coding sequences:
- a CDS encoding response regulator transcription factor; the encoded protein is MTSRPARRPVRVLVADDQPLLRHSLAIVIDSVDDLVVVGSAATGADAVTLARLLRPDVVLMDIRMPGGDGIAATRAITGDGTLRDVRVVVLTMFELDEYVYGALRAGASGFLLKDTHPDRLLDAVRRIHAGESLFAPSVLARIVAHYVDRADRRAGRRAPTLDGLTDREKQVLVQVAEGLSNDDIAQVLTISVKTVKTHIGNLLAKLSARDRAQLVIAAYESGLVHPRPAGRRSS